TAATTAGAACTTCTAACTCATATCAATGCCTAGCTAAGTTCAGTAGTTTAGATTTTTTTCCTCCACCTTTTCTGAGATGGGCAGTGTTTTTTAGGCTCATGCTTTAAAGACAGAAATAAAGCCATTATATAATTAGAGCTTCTAACTCATATCAATGTCTAGCTAAGTTCAGTAGTTCAGATTTTTTTCCTCCACCTTTTCTGAGATGGGCAGGCTCATGCTTTAAAGACAGAAATAAAGCCATTATATAATTAGAGCTTCTAACTCATATCAATGCCTAGCTAAGTTCAGTAGTTCAGATTTTTTTCCTCCACCTTTTCTGAGATCACAGTATGTGGTTTACTTCCATAATTGAGTAAGAAGTTGATCAtgtacttgttttttttttttgctggaacCACAAGTCTCAGCTAGCACAAGTTTGAAAATTCACTGTTTTCTCACCAATGCTACCATAATTATTATTTTTGTACAAGATTAGATGAAGATGTTAAATCGTGTGATATGGATGGACAAAATAACAATGAGGATCATACATGACATTCACAACcaggtaatcatcttttccaccccTTTTGTCTTCTAAGTTTGTAGCTGCCATTCAGAAACAAAAATTTCTTGGTATTCACAACCAGGAATTATTTATCAAAGCATTTCTTGGCATTTTACTTTTTAGTTAATGGCACCAAAACAAAAATATAATATTGTCAGCTTACACTTCATCAGTTCAGCAGAAATGTTAAGGACTGTATATATGTGATAGTTTGTATGCCTCTGTTACAGGTGATTGTCTAAATGTCGGCGCAGTTCCTGCTGCAGGTTCGTACCTATTCATCGATTTGCTTCAACCCCGATTACTCAGGTACTACTAATCTTGGACTTGGATTCTTAAACAGCCTAGATTAAATTCATGTGTATGCTATGGCCAGTGCTTCAGTGTTGGTGCAAACCTTCATAGTTGGTGCACTTTTTTTTTGCTGTGTTGTTTTACAGTGGCACCTATCACTATCTTTTTGCTGTGTTGCTTTACAGTGGCACCTAGAACTGTCATGACAGATTTGACGGAAATTTTGCTGCACAATATTATTTTCATATTCATTGACAGTAGGGGAATCGAGAGAGAAGCAGATCCAGTATCTGTGCCACAGCGACAAACTCAGGCAACATTGATTCCCTAATGCGACAGAAAATGTATTGTTTAGATATTTTCTACAAGAAATTCAGAGGTCCTATGAACCTGCAAGTTTTAGATGCGAAATTGTTTTGTGCTATTATTGATTGGTTTGAAGCTGAAACTATGCGCAGTACGATAGGTACCTGTAGGGTTAGTTAGACAACCTAGGTAGAATCAATGTATGTTATGAACATAATTACTATATTAGAGACTAGATTTCCTGATTTCTGGCATCTTTGTTAACTTTAATATTATTATTATGCTTTACAAAATCTCCTACACACTTGCTGCTTAGCTCTATGGTTTATGCAGACATGCACATACATTTATCTGTCGTATTTGTTACTCAGTGCTTTATTCTTGTCTGTATGCTTTGCATTGTTTACGAAATTTACAACGGTTTCCTACGTTACTGGTGCCTCCTCATGCTACATTTTTATGCTTGCTAGTGCAGCTGAACGGGGGTTCGTGCTAGGCCtggttcactttgcaaattttttgaacccgatgaatagtaccactttcgtcttatttggcaaatattgtccaatcgtggaccaactagactcaaaagattcatctcgtaatttccaactaaactgtgtaattagttatttttttacctacatttaatactccatgtaaacggctaaaaattgatgtgatggagagagagtgaaaaaacttagaatttggatggcatctaaacaaggccctagttagCATATTTTTTAGTGCTACTTGTGTACAAAAGTATAAAAGTAAAATACTTTCTTATTCAGTTTCTATCTATTTTGGTTGTACACGTGCTCTTCCTATCCATGTAGTGGGTCCTTGGCGTCTATAGTTGCACATTTCAGAAGGTGTAGAACACTTCAGTATAGATTTCAGTCAGCACGAGAGGATGGTTTATCTACTCAATACTCACAGTCATGTACTGATGGTTGTGTATTTTGAGCTTTTACCTAATTTTTGATGGCTTCCATGGACAGCAAGTGTTAGTTTGTTTTTTTCATCAGTTGTATATACATATGTTGAGACAAGGATAGCTTGATTTTAAGTGACATGATTGTATATGTACTTGAGTTTGACGATTGAATGAGTATGTCTAATGTGATCATTTGTGTATGTCATCCTAAATCATTTCAATATTGCATTGGTCTTGAATGTTTAATCCAATGTATACGAGTTTTAGATATACaaggttttatttttttatcttgTTTAATTGAGCGCGATGGATTGTTAGTCGCTAAAAGTCCTTATTGTGATGAACTGTCGGTCGCTAAAAGCTCTAACATGTTGTCGGTCGCTAAAAGTTGCACCATCGAACTGTCCGTTGCTAAAGATGATGTCCGTTGTTGTTTACATATATAATGATGGCTTCAATAACATCTGCAGGGGTCCGTCGCTATAACATTTAGCAACTGACTGTCTATCGTTGTACACCCCTTTCAGCAACTCCAAATCAGTCGCTATTTAAGGGTCGTGGTGTAGTGAACGTACattaaaaaaatagatgaaacattgggaacagaagcTTTAAACATtcgtgtataaccattgcaacatatgcaacatttcgattgcctttgcaacatccatataccTACGAAACATCTTAAACACttaaacatatgtttgcaacatgcgtttttcaTCCTTGTTCTTTCGAACAACGCAGAGCATAGCGGGGAACGGTCAGTTTCGGTCAACCGACAACCGAGGATGGTGACGTGACCTTGCAGCGGCCAGCTGTGCTTGGGCCCGGCCAGCGACGGCCCCCTCTCCTGACCGCCTGGTGCTTGAGCGGTGGTCGGTGAGCATggtggagagagaggaaggcGATTGGGGACGCTCGAAACGGTGGAGACGGAGGATGGAGGCCGCTTGTCGGGCGGGCGTGGTGGAGAACGTGACTGTGAAGCGGTCACGGTGAACCACGCTGCGATGGTACGGTCGTTGCTTATGAGCGAAGACAGCAGCCAAACGAAAGAAACACGAAAACAAGCGCAGGAAAAAAGTTGTTGGACCATTCGAAGTGTCGCGGCCCACGCCAACCTAATCGTCCAGTCGACCGGACGCCCAGTAGTAGAAAGATATTTTGGAAAGGATATTTTCGTTCGCGGTGCGCTGTATGCAGTCCACACGTGCAGTGGGGAGCCAATGATTGGTGGCGTGGCGGTGGCCAGCCACACACGgacacggcacggcacgggcaccACATCCAAGGCAAGTCATACGTGGCACGCCCGCCTCCACCTCCATGGCGGTGccggcctccgcctccgcgtgcGCGCGCGCTGGCTCGCCGCCGGGCCTCCGCGCGTGTACCAGCACCACTGGCACCGCGGCCGCGGCGTTCTTGCTCCGCCGCCAGCGACTACCGCCGCCACGGCATCAGCCGCTCCACCTCCACGGCCGTGCCAGCTCCGACCTCCGCTGCCGCTGGCGACTCCTCACGGCGCGAGGCGAGCGCCCGTCccccgacgaggaggaggacgacgacgaggagcagGCGGCTGCTGGTTATGGGTCGTTCGACGCGGCGGTGGCGCTGTTCAACCGCGGGGAGTACCACGCGTGCCACGACGTGGTGGAGGAGCTGTGGTACGGCGCCGAGGACCCCGCGCGGACGCTCCTCCACGGCGTCCTCCAGTGCGCCGTCGGCTTCCACCACCTCTTCAACCAGGTTCCTTCATGAACTCTATGCCAATAGATGCTCGATGAATTCTTCTGAATTTGACATCGTCGGTGCAAGTGTGCAACGACGATCCAATTGCTCCATCCCGATATGACGATCTCGGCCTGCGCGCGCAGAACCACCGCGGCGCGATGATGGAGCTCGGCGAGGGCCTCTGCAAGCTCCGCAAGCTGCAGCTAGACAGCGACGGCGGCAGCCCTTTCTCCAGGTTCCGGGACGAGGTCGCCGCCGTGCTGCAGTTCCTCTACCGCACCCAG
This sequence is a window from Miscanthus floridulus cultivar M001 chromosome 10, ASM1932011v1, whole genome shotgun sequence. Protein-coding genes within it:
- the LOC136487539 gene encoding uncharacterized protein codes for the protein MAVPASASACARAGSPPGLRACTSTTGTAAAAFLLRRQRLPPPRHQPLHLHGRASSDLRCRWRLLTARGERPSPDEEEDDDEEQAAAGYGSFDAAVALFNRGEYHACHDVVEELWYGAEDPARTLLHGVLQCAVGFHHLFNQNHRGAMMELGEGLCKLRKLQLDSDGGSPFSRFRDEVAAVLQFLYRTQKELAACTDEMCLTMDGSASSYQLLGNFAAGQQLYRLELEAEEDGACSSILFSAPKGSDGASQGAHQPQRVKLPTLRATEQHLAALQRAYEYT